The Branchiostoma floridae strain S238N-H82 chromosome 3, Bfl_VNyyK, whole genome shotgun sequence genomic sequence TTCCTCTGTACGTGCGGATATTGGTGAAGGTGAGACAGTCCAGCCGTTTGGCGGTGCGAGAGACGAGAACGGATCACCAGGCGTACCTCATGGTGCTTGTAGTGACAGTTTTCTTTCTTATCACCTGGCTTCCTATCTACATCATCCAGTTACTTATTCATCTGTTTTATCAGAATGAGAACATAATGGTTCTGCAAGTGGCGCTGCTCCTCGCCCTGTTAAACTCTGTGGCCAACCCGTTTCTCTACGGTCTTCTCGGGAAGAACTTTCGCGACAAAGTGGCACAGACGTTCTGCTGCAAGCAGGACACTAGAAACATATTACAGACCACCAGTACATCAGACTTTGCCATGGAACAGGCTACAAACGGGCCAGGGCAGGCCCAGGGTATAGACAGGCTGGGCATGTCTACGGTATAGACAGGCCAGGACCGGCCCAGGGCATATACAGGCTGGACATGTCTAGGGTATAGACAGGCCAGGGAAGGGACCAGGGCATATACAGGCTGGGCTTGTCTAGGGTATAAGCAGACCCGCACAGGCCCAGGGTATAGATAGGCTGGGCATGTCTAGGGTATAGACAGGCCAGGTCAGGCCAAGCGTATAGACGGGCTGGGCATGTCTAGGGTATAGACAGGCCAAGACCGGCCCAAGGTATAGACAGGCTGGACATGTCTAGGGTATAGACGGACCAGGGCAGGACCAGGGTATagatgtgtgtgtcagtgtgtttaTTTGTAATATATCCTTAAGTAAAGAGGGGCCACGAATTCAGCTTAACAGTTCAAAGACCTTCAAACAATAGGAAAATGTACAGGAAATGTACCCCATGTATGCGCTTGCTTCCTACAATGATCATGGTGATTTCACTTGCTAAATAGTCGGTAAAGTTATCATGAAATAAATGCAATTGTTAAAGCTATGTGCTAGAAATTCCTTTTCACGCATGTATCATTAAAACGAGAGACTATGGACAATTTGTAGCCTGAATAATCCTAGTGCCTCAAGTACATGTTTGACGTACAAACAAactgtttctttttatttcgTTGACGCAGTCACTATAGTCCGTTGCCGTAACCCCTTGATTGTTGTAACGGACAAAGACTTCAGATTGTAAGTTGCACATTAAACATGGACAAACTATGTCTGCAGTGTACCTGTCGATGTTCCAGTAGCCCATCTGGAAAGTGATGTTAATCACCGTATCGTTGATACGGGACGGAGACAGAACGATTTGTGCCATCGCACACCATCGCTCACCCCTACCACTTTTCGAAAAGTGTCGTGGGTTCTTAATTAACGTGCGTTGGGCGGGACTCTCCAAAAACAcagggcctccatttaacgtcctaacTGCAGCAagcattttcacctgagtaaagtgatgaaagccgtgtaaagtgcctttcccagggaaagatcggtgacacggcgggattcgaacccgggacctctaggTCCTAAGCCAAACACGCAACAAATTACGCCACGTGATCCCACCTGAAGACAATACTGCCTAGATCTTGATACACAGTGTACTTCTTGCCCTGAGTAAGGTAGCAGAAGGCCTACTGAAACGTTTACAGGTAAAAAATGTCGTCGTTGTGTGCGAAAAATCCATGCAATGGCAATATACTTGGTGATTTACGAGCTTAATGGAACTTGTTACTGGTACATGGTGTTACGCATCAAGCCTTTTGGACGCATGGATGATAAATGTTTATTAGATCGCCTGTGTTTTAATCAGTGTCAAATACGTAAAATTTAGTGGCGTCGcctgtggcgtaactggtagagtgttggacTCGAAACCTTTTCGCTGTGCCCTTGACGTTGTtactttgggaaaggcaccttacacgaccttcctcacttcactgtCTTTATCATCTCTCTGTTCGTTGTATGTCACACTGTTAAAATTATGACATGGTTTTAGGTTAACGGGTCTCCCGTTATGAAATAAAATAACGGTGTACGTTGTACCGCCTCGTCATTTTtaaaatcaggttcgtagggcctgatgttaccatcatgaagatgaagatcgGCCCATAGcgactgtagcagcatctcttctccctaagagACATCAAGCTTcacactgactcaataggcgaagcatgggttacgaggctgctctgGAAATTCCCTACCCAATTTCTCATAACTCCATTATCAGATCTCAAATATAATTTTCCATCAAAAACGTCAtatttgtgccaagtttcaccATCCCTATATCTGTATAGTACCAGCTTGTTCCAAATTTTGGGGGGAGATTACTTAACGTTAACATCTGCTTACCCAAACCACCCCTGATCTTAAAGTAGTTCAGCCCAACTGCCTGAGGCACCCGGGCAGTATCAGTCCGTACTCCAGGCACGTTCTTAAGGTTCTTAAGTACACAGAAGCACGCCATGCAGGTATAAGCAGAACACCTCAGGACAGGTAACAACAATGGACTCAAGTTTACAACGTTTGCTGTAACACAGTTTATGAGTCCTCTAAATTACGCCAACGAGTTTTCCATTCTTAAACAAACGCGTTTCTAAATCTGGTCTCTACACTAACGAGAGTACTGGATCGACTGGTTGTGTTTGGAGGTCAACGATCGGGGGTGATGAGTCGGAACCGACGGTAAGTTTTACCCTATCACTTCTGTGTATACGTTCTGGCGAGAACTTGTGTTGTGACGTGTTCTGAATAGGGAGATATGATCTGTGACAAGCAAAGTGAAGTACGCCATGTTTGAGGTGGGGTTACAATTTCTATGGGGCAGTGAGGCGTAGCAACAGGGTGTTTGGGCCAGAagccagaggttctgggttcagatactgtcatgctaccgatcttgtgctcttgtgaGGGTCGGGCTCTACCtgccaataccgtgccctagacaaaGTGGTAAAACCACCCCACTATTTCTACGGTCTCAAAACTGGCTATAggacttcctttttttttaccacaatCTTTGTGACTTTTTACCTTGTGCTAGGATTTTCCGCGAGACTATGGCAAACCCGATCATCGAAATGGTTCTACGACAATGTTTTAAAGTCACAAGACAGTGAAATGTCGTACGACAACTCCACAACTGTCCAAAATCTCCCTTGATTTATTGTCGCAAACCTACATGACGAGTGGGATTGAACCATATATGTAAGACTTGTAGAGTTGATACACGACAAGGTTTGGCTTTAGCAAGACCCTCTCAGCAGTTGTATTGTGTTGAACGTCTGCCTTACGATTCTGCACTACTAGTATCTAGGGCATAATTTTCTTAAACTAGCGGAAAATGTCGACATTGCGTCATTCATTATAACAGGTTGCATGAATGTTATCAGTAAACAACCCTATTTTACGGGTCCTTGACCCTGGTTGAGCCTGAAGGTTGTgatcagcccccctccccaatgaCTCACAGGTTTCCTGTTTAGTTTCAGCCTGGCGTTTTTTCTAGGAATCAGACCGTTTTGAGCGCCAAGTCGTCCCTTTTTCCTCACATTGACCATGACGCGTGTTCCTGTGGTTTACTACGTATTCCTTTAGTTGGGAACTAACAGCAGAAGAATGTGTTCTGGATATGAAGACACTATTTTATTTTCTGAAACCAAAAATTGGCAACTTAATACTGACTTTCAACGGATTTGGCATCTATTGCACGCCATCACCAGCAATATTATAATGATAAGCCCAAAGAGTACCCTTATGTCAAGTACTCCATATTATATTGATGTTGAGAAATCTAGGgttgactttttaaaaatttgcttttggacagacaataacaatgtggcactgcactcaagttagtaaatTATCTTAAAAGTGCCACACGCAACGAacggacagaaggtaaaggtagtattttacctccccgaccgaagtcaggtacccattttacacctaggtgaatgaggaaggtcgtgtaaagtgcctttcccaggaacacaacgtcggggcatggCTATACTGATAGAACTTCTAGATTGACTTTAATCGGACAAGACGAAAGGAGGATATTATTTTGAAGCAGACAAGCCCTTTTTGTCACATCGCAAATTTATCTTTGTACACATCTGCAATAACACATTATGAACTTGAAATTATTCAACCGCCTTGAAGTATACTAATTATTTCAAGTTGCCCATTATCTTAAAACAGAGAAGTTGAGGTTCGTATTTATGGTTCATGACTGCCTAAACTAAAACTCAGTCCTTACATTTCAGGTGTTGTTGCTGAGAAGAGGCGTCTTGGATCAGTGACATCGTGACACAAGAACAAACGAGACGCCCATGGCTTATTTGTAAATGACAGACGGCAGTGTGGGTATCCTGTGACATTGTCACCAACATTGACATACCGGCAACATACCTCCCAGTGAACCGTGGAAGAGCGGCCACGTGCAGACTCGTCGCGTGATTTGTCTTCGGATTTTCAGCGAGGCTGTGAAAGGACCAACGACAAGGGTTGACGGCAACCGTTTCCTTCACAAGGAATGTGAAATTTGAATCCACAAATGCAAGAATGCCCCATGAATGTCCTCACCCGAATTTTACTGTCGTTATATACCATATGATGACGTATATGCAATGGGCTTAAGGAACATGCATCATATTTGCACGACGGAGATGCCATTTTAAAACGTTCCGACTTGATTCGTGTTCGTCAGAAAATCATAAATTTTGAAAAGTCATGAAACATTTGAAAGAACAATTATAAACTGAAAAACAGTAAAAACCAGACcagcaacccccccccccccatgagtACTTGGTCATCTTACACACAATCaattaaagaaaattaaaaaaggcAAACCTGTGAAGTGATAATCTAACAGAGGCGGTGGACGGTATAAACTTCCCGACACGTTTGGTCACTACTGGCGTCACATGAGGTCACGTGAACCAAGGCGATTGGTCACTTGAACACTGAGGAAGACTGTAGTAGTAAAATTGGATGCGAACACATTTTCCTTATTTGTGttatctactacatgtacaacttagAACATGGATGACGTAACCTACATCGCCAACGTTGCTCGCTGCTGCATCTCTGCTATAGGGATGTTCGCAAACCTGCTCATCTTGTTCATAGTGGCGCGCTACGCCACCATGCGGACTATCCACAACCTGTACGTGGCCAACCTAGCTGTTGCCGACTGCTGCTTCTGCATCTTTGTCATAGTCCAGGCTGCTGTGTCCATTCGTTATAGGCAGGTCCAAAGCGTACTAGAGGGTATGGTTGAAGAGTACTGCCAACAGAGTCAGATGAACTCTACAAACGTTACCTATGTACCTCTGACAGACTTCGCGCCAAATTTTCAGAAGCCAGTTAACTGTACAGAGATGtgtttggatgacgtcagttTATCGTTGCTGAGGAAGTTCAAAGTTGAGTTTGACAGCGCGGAGATGGTGAGTGACAGGAGCTGTGACGTAGGCCGCGTCATCGCGGTGTTCCTGGCTGCCTCGAGCATCTTCCACCTGATCGCCATCGCGTGTGAGAGGTACCAGGCCGTCACCAAGCCTTTCACTCACaggtaattttcattttcacaagAAGGTTACATGTGTTTGTAGCGGTGTTTGTAATAGTGGTTGCGGTTTAGCAGCACTACGTAAATCATGTTCAGTAattatgtaatactatacatTACCATGAAAATTGGTACGTCTGTATGATTAAGCCTTGTTCTGGCGAAGAAATGATGAAAGTTTGGATCCCTGGCAGCCATCATTGGTACTACAGTAGAGCCTTCTTTTCTATATATCATGCCATGCTATCACAAAGCCATTCGCTCAAAGGTTATTCCTATGAATAGTAACGTTCTTTAGCCACAGCAACATATAAATATCTAAAAGCATCggcgtttcggtgactgtctgtcacatTCCTCAATGTAACAGGGTCGGCtctacttcgcactgcagcaCTAGGTGTCGCTTCTGTAGTGTACAGAATACGGTCCCGTACAGGTAGTCATTGAAAGGCCGACTTTTATGTTTGTGCTTAGAGAACTTTGTTATTCACTCATTAACGAAACAAGTGAAATTATTCACGGGGGTTATTCTTATATTCAGATATCATTATCTACATATATTTGCAAGTATGGCCAATTTCCCATGTCAAATATCTTCGTCTTGTCATCTGCCTTTCTGTTCCCTTCACTGAGCTCCGAggggtaacgttaacgttaattcTGTCGTTATACTGATGAGAATGATGATTTACGTTAAAGATAGAAGCACTGTTTCGTTGCCTGGTGTAACGCTATCGAAGATAATGATCTCCGTGGTTTTATGTTGGCAACCACAGGTTCAACACAACGCCGAAAGGAGCCGCGAAAACCTGTTTAAAGATCTGGATGGGAGCTTTTGGTACGGCAGTCCTGGACACGGTACAGAGGAACATCATCTCCAGGGACTGGACTTTCTCCTACAAAAGTCTGTACGAGTGTGTCTATCTAAAACCAGACGACCAAGACCCTATCAGCGGGTATCCATACAGAGCACTACAGCTTATCATATTCATCATCTCCTACGTCGTACCAGCCTGTATACTCATACCCGTATACGCCATGATATTCTTCAAGTTACAACGACGGCGACGACGATTTTCGGCAGGACGTTCGGGgagccgttttgcggcaagacGACCGTCGTACAGACATCATGCTATTCCCATGCTGTTTGCTGTGACGGTGTTCTTTTTGATCTGTTGGTTACCGTTTCATGTGACGGCCTTCTCTATTCACTTGTACGCGGATGGTGAGAACATTGCCGTGGTCTATGTGGCCACAGCGCTCGCTGTGCTGAACTCAGTTATAAACCCTTTTCTGTACGCTTTCATAGGCAGCAACTTTCGGAAACACATCTCAAGACTGTTCTGCAGAAAGAACATGCTGTCCTCTGGCTCTGAAAGAAACACGAGGATGTCAAACATGTCCGTTTTCTTTTCCCGTAGTTCCGGTATCAGTAATGTGACCGTGACCACTACGTTGTAGAAGCTTTTGCGACGACGTACCAAACTACAAAGTTTCAACATCCGGAAAAATCTTGCGTGTTTTTCTGGTTTACGAATATGATTTACTGGAAATTTGGCAAAAACTTTTGGTGATTGAAAAATTCAACGATGATGGAAAGGAGCTGGAGGCAAAAGATGCAGAACGTAAAGTTGGCCTGTAACGATACAACGTACTTCAACTCAGTTGTTGAACTTCCTAGCCAACCCACCAACAGACGAACTAACAAACACTGGAGAAAATGCTTCTTGCTGAGGTTATATTGCTACGTTAGTGAAAGGAAAGGTCGAATGAAAAAGGTCCTTCCAACACAACCTAAAGGAACGTACCTGGCCAACGCTCAGGAGATTTGAGAACTGCCTTCATACCCCTAGCCGCATGGGGGCGTTGCAGTAACGTGTCCAAACGAGATTGAATCAATATCACTTATCCTCCATTCTGTTCAAGATAGAGCGtggtcacaaaggtcgtgcgatcgtcgggcattttggagaacaaaaatgtacgtctcctgtcattacaaaaatgtaagttcaactgtcttggtaaacaacatgctgttttggatccatatCGGTGGTAGGTTCTGTCACGGCATACTTGAAAATCCTGtagcatcaaaatcgtacgacggtcgtacgacctatgtgaccgcgcccatAGAAACGGGTGCAGTCGATTGTGCAtatgtcatagtctgtatattCAGCGTGTACATGGCACTATAAGATATGTATTGTTAGAAGCAAACGCACAATCGTTTTACTTTGGCCACACCAT encodes the following:
- the LOC118410787 gene encoding chemokine-like receptor 1, encoding MDDVTYIANVARCCISAIGMFANLLILFIVARYATMRTIHNLYVANLAVADCCFCIFVIVQAAVSIRYRQVQSVLEGMVEEYCQQSQMNSTNVTYVPLTDFAPNFQKPVNCTEMCLDDVSLSLLRKFKVEFDSAEMVSDRSCDVGRVIAVFLAASSIFHLIAIACERYQAVTKPFTHRFNTTPKGAAKTCLKIWMGAFGTAVLDTVQRNIISRDWTFSYKSLYECVYLKPDDQDPISGYPYRALQLIIFIISYVVPACILIPVYAMIFFKLQRRRRRFSAGRSGSRFAARRPSYRHHAIPMLFAVTVFFLICWLPFHVTAFSIHLYADGENIAVVYVATALAVLNSVINPFLYAFIGSNFRKHISRLFCRKNMLSSGSERNTRMSNMSVFFSRSSGISNVTVTTTL